GCGGCCCAGACTATGGGCAGCGGATCATTCAAGAAAGACAAAGAAATAGAAATACCCTTCGGTGTTCCAGTTGACGAGGCTTGGGCCAAGAACACGGACAACTACGCAGTATATGAGAAGCCGGATCCGGACATTCGTGTAAAGCCGGAGTCGGTAACTCTGGATCCAAGAAAGACCACCGGGACGCTCAAGTTCAAGGAAGCCCTAAATACTTCCGCCGAATACATAGTCGACGTCAAAGACATAGTTTCAGACGGCAAGGCCATCGGCTCGCGGGAGTTTTTGGTAAAGAAGGGGCAAGCTCAGATTCTTTTCGGCCTTCTTCTCGGCGCGATGCTCATAAACAACTTCGTTTTTACGCAGTACCTTGGATTGTGCATCTTCTTCGGAGTTTCCCAGAAGAAGGACACAGCCATCGGAATGGGTATTACCTTTACTGTGGTAATGTTCCTCAGCGCGATCATGTGCTGGGCCTTGTACACCTTCTTCCTGGAGGTGTTGCACCTGGACTTTCTCAAGATCATCGTGTTCATCGGAATGGTGGCTATATTTGTGCAGGCCATGGACACGATCCTGAGGAAAGTGAACCCTTTCTTGTTCAAGAAGCTGGGCGTGTACCTCGTGTTGATAACCACCAACTGCATCATTCTGGCCGTGCCTCTTCTGAACGTGGATACCAGCCGCGGACCTGTCGGTAGTATGACCTTTGGCCTGGGCGCGGGGGTTGGATTCGCACTGGCGTTGTTCCTTATGGCCTGCGTCAGGGAGAAGCTGGAAGTGTCCCGTGTGCCCTTAATGTTCAAAGGGCTCCCGATTGCATTCATAGTCACCGGGCTTTTTGCGCTGGCTTTTCTGGGCTTCTCGGGGCTTGCGATCTTCTAGTTGAGGGACTTGATCGAAAGAGAACAAGAGATTATTATATGTATTCGGAGCGTTCACATAACTCGCCAATATATCCCATCGTCGTTGATTCGTGAACGAGAGAACAAGCACTGCCGCGAATATGACTCGCGGCCTGTTTAGAGGTGTTAACGTATGGAAAACGTTTGGGCTATAGCAAGTTTTGGTATCATATTCTTTGCCGGCTTCGGCATAATCTGCGGAGTGGCTTTGGCGTACGCGGCAAAGCGCTTTGCCGTGCAGGTGGATCCGAAGATAGAAGCTGTTAGAGCTTGTCTACCCGGCGCTAATTGCGGCGCTTGCGGATTCGCAGGTTGTGAAGGGTACGCTGAGGCGGTAGTTACCGATCCGAGTTGTCCGGCGGGAAAATGCGCACCGGGCAAGGGGCCTGTAGCGGAAAAAGTGGCGGAAATCACCGGCAAAGCCGCT
The genomic region above belongs to Desulfomonile tiedjei and contains:
- a CDS encoding NADH-quinone reductase, translating into MGSGSFKKDKEIEIPFGVPVDEAWAKNTDNYAVYEKPDPDIRVKPESVTLDPRKTTGTLKFKEALNTSAEYIVDVKDIVSDGKAIGSREFLVKKGQAQILFGLLLGAMLINNFVFTQYLGLCIFFGVSQKKDTAIGMGITFTVVMFLSAIMCWALYTFFLEVLHLDFLKIIVFIGMVAIFVQAMDTILRKVNPFLFKKLGVYLVLITTNCIILAVPLLNVDTSRGPVGSMTFGLGAGVGFALALFLMACVREKLEVSRVPLMFKGLPIAFIVTGLFALAFLGFSGLAIF